One window of the Cuculus canorus isolate bCucCan1 chromosome 13, bCucCan1.pri, whole genome shotgun sequence genome contains the following:
- the LOC104068322 gene encoding C-factor, which produces MGELCIHSVLVTGANRGIGLGLVRHFLGMSNPPKWVFAGCRDPKGQKAQELQNLASKHPNLVIIPLEVTDPASIKAAAARVEEQLGGSGLNLLINNAGIAKPSPLDNETLENMTCVYTTNTVAPLLLSQAFLPLLKKAAQGSPGSALSCSKAAIVNMSSSAGSIEEVYLWDYGQVVSYRCSKAALNMLTKCQSLGYREHGVLCVALHPGWVRTDMTGGSESLTAPLTVDESVRGMLKVLSSLSEKETGTFLDWEGKVVPW; this is translated from the exons ATGGGAGAGCTTTGCATCCACTCCGTTTTGGTGACTGGGGCCAACCGGGGAATTGGCCTGGGGCTTGTCCGGCACTTCTTGGGGATGTCAAACCCACCCAAGTGGGTCTTTGCAGGTTGTCGAGACCCCAAGGGACAAAAAGCACAG GAGTTACAGAATTTAGCCTCCAAGCACCCCAACCTGGTCATCATCCCGCTCG AAGTCACCGACCCCGCCAGCATcaaggcagctgcagccagagTCGAGGAACAGCTCGGGGGCTCAGGGCTGAACCTCCTTATCAACAACGCTGGAATTGCGAAGCCAAGCCCACTTGATAATGAGACGCTGGAGAACATGACCTGTGTTTACACCACCAACACAGTTGCGCCCCTGCTGCTGAGCCAG GCGTTCCTGCCCCTGCTGAagaaggctgcccaggggagccCAGGCTCAGCgctgagctgcagcaaagcagccatCGTCAACATGTCCAGCTCTGCGGGCTCCATTGAGGAGGTCTATTTATGGGACTATGGACAAGTGGTCTCCTACCGCTGCAGCAAG GCTGCTCTGAACATGCTGACCAAGTGCCAGTCCCTGGGGTACCGGGAACACGGTGTCCTCTGCGTTGCTCTCCACCCAGGCTGGGTGCGAACCGACATGACGGGTGGCTCAGAATCACTAACG gctCCCCTGACGGTGGATGAAAGCGTACGAGGGATGCTGAAGgtgctctcctccctctctgagAAGGAGACCGGCACCTTCCTGGACTGGGAAGGGAAGGTAGTGCCCTGGTGA
- the LOC104068369 gene encoding uncharacterized protein LOC104068369, producing the protein MGAEGGHTWNIHPFPPGAGDGRTGEYSPISPSIYPSLPPPPAGGGAGGGHTRTLVHCRPAAAGAAGAAMAARTVLLTGSNRGIGLELVKQLLAAPRPPAWLFATCREPEGPRAQELRDLASKHPNLVLVKLDVADPSAIADAAKVVEGKLNGAGLNLLINNAGIYNPTASLETADAEEMIKAYKTNAVGPMLTAQAFLPLLKKAARESTEKGLSCSKAAIINISTVMGSIERTPESFFKPVIPYRCSKAALNMLTKCQALTYGKDGILCVALHPGWVKTDMGSQEADLTVDTSVRGLLSVLVTLSEKHGGTLLNWEGKAIPW; encoded by the exons ATGGGGGCAG AGGGCGGACACACATGGAAtatccatcccttccctcccggGGCGGGGGACGGGCGCACAGGGGAATATTCAcccatctctccatccatctatccctccctccctcctcctcccgcgGGGGGCGGTGCCGGGGGCGGGCACACACGAACACTCGTACATTGCCGCCCCGCTGCTGCCGGTGCCGCCGGTGCCGCGATGGCTGCGCGCACGGTGCTGCTGACCGGCTCGAACCGCGGCATCGGGCTGGAGCTGGTGAAGCAGCTGCTGGCGGCGCCGCGCCCGCCCGCATGGCTCTTCGCCACCTGCCGGGAGCCCGAGGGGCCGCGGGCCCAG GAGCTGAGAGATCTGGCATCCAAACACCCAAACCTTGTTCTTGTGAAGCTGG ATGTTGCAGATCCCTCAGCTATTGCTGATGCGGCGAAGGTCGTGGAGGGGAAGCTGAACGGCGCAGGCTTGAACCTGCTAATAAACAACGCTGGCATCTACAACCCGACAGCATCACTGGAGACAGCAGATGCTGAAGAGATGATAAAGGCATACAAGACCAATGCAGTGGGGCCAATGCTGACAGCTCAG GCGTTCCTGCCTCTGTTGAAGAAGGCTGCCCGGGAGAGCACAGAAAAGGGGCTGAGCTGCAGTAAGGCAGCCATCATCAACATCTCCACTGTCATGGGGTCCATTGAGAGAACTCCTGAGTCCTTCTTCAAGCCTGTCATCCCCTACCGCTGCAGCAAG GCTGCTCTCAACATGCTCACCAAGTGCCAGGCTCTCACCTACGGGAAAGACGGGATCCTCTGCGTGGCACTTCACCCTGGCTGGGTGAAAACCGACATGGGCAGCCAGGAG GCTGACCTGACGGTGGACACAAGCGTGCGGGGACTGCTGTCTGTACTGGTGACCCTCTCTGAGAAACATGGTGGGACTCTGCTCAACTGGGAAGGCAAAGCTATTCCATGGTGA